Part of the Candidatus Paceibacterota bacterium genome, TGGCCTACTAAATCCTCCTGGTCGAGGTGTGCCACCAAAGCGACTACCACTTGGACGTGTAGAGCTTGGCCGGGCTGGGCCATGGGAACGGGATCCGCCAGTGAATGACGAACCGCCGGACCGAGGTCCGTATGAATTTCTAATCATATATTTCTATTGTTTGTTAGCTTACGGTTATGAGACCGAAAGCATGCTTATATCAGCGAGCCTCGGAGTTTTCTAATGGAGCGTAGTGCCCTCATATTTCCGGCTGATATATGCGCCTGTTGAGCCATAAATGGTCTTCAAAGGGCCAGAAACAAAAACTAATGAGATTTGCTTACTATTAGTATAGACTATAAACAGTGTCTTGTCAATCTACGACGAGGCGTACAGGGAATGCAAAGCTAGCTTCTACATATTTAACACCAACAAGTACTCCATCCTTAACTTCGAAAACACTTCCTTTTTTATGCTGCTGTGGAAAACGATTTAATGCACCAGCTGCTATCCCTTGTTCTTCTGGAAAACCAGGGTCTGCGTTTAGATTCCTTCCCTTTTCAATAACCCCAGCGTTAACGCTATATGCATATTCTTCTCCCCATACCACTCCTGCGTCCCCATCTACATAGACCATATATAACTTTCTTGCCTCTGTGTCGTATCCAACAATATCTCTTGCTGATAGATCAGTGGCGAGTGTAATGACTGGGGTTGTGGAATCTAACTTCTTTTCAATCAATCTATTTGAACAATTAGATCTGTACTCAGTGCAACTCTTTCCGACGAGTGCAAACAAGGATCCGTCGTGGAAATAAAAGTCATTAATAACTTCACCCTCTTTGATATTTAGGTTTGGTATTGAGGTGGTTGTTTTCTTCAAAAGATCCACTTCTGAGAGCGTGTACTTGTCAGCTACATATAACTTCCCTCGATATACTGCTGGAGAAGGATCAAACCCGAGTGCGGTCGGCATAATTTCTTTTGGAAATACCTGTCCGGATTCTGTAAACATAATATGCATTTCTCTATTTCCACTTAACCGTGGCTTGATACCAAAATACACTAAGCCATCTGATTCGGGTGTAAGCGTTGCTTGAGTGTAACTTGTGACAACTGACTGGATAAATTCATAAAAAGTATCTGCGCACATTGAATCTCCGATAGAGTTACCGCTTTCATTAAATAACACAAAGTGATGTAAGTTATTTGATTGAGTTAAAACTTCAAGCGGATAGTATGCGGGAAGTATTTCACCAGGAAGAACCCTTCGTATTTCTCCGCTAAAAGCAAATCCAGCCGGCAGAGAATTTTTTGGCGCATACCACGATGGATCAAACTGATGTTCAGTTGTAACAATTCGATTTCCAAAAGAAACCTGTTGATACTCTGATTGAAACATATCCATATCTACCCCAGCGTAGATTATCGAGCACACTCCATCACTTCTTCTAAAACCAAAGTACGCTTTAGTTACAGCTTGTGGTAACTGCACAGTGGAAACATCAATTCTCTCCCACCCCAGCACTGGCTGGAGGCTGTATGTAAAATTTCCTTCAAAAAATTCTGGGGTTGAATCAGTTGGCTCTACAAATTGAGACTTGGTCTCAGTGGGCTTTTGTATAAATGGTGTTTTTTCTGGAGAAAGACGGACCCACACCGAAATTACTCCTGCGGCAATTATAAGTAGGGGTACGATAGAAAGTATTACTACATACCTTGCACCTTTTTGTACGATTACCACTTCTTCAGGGAGTGTTGGTTCCATCCCTGCATTCTATCAGCTACTTCGTGAGGTCAAGCGTCTCGTCGATTCTGATTTGAGCAACGAATTCTGGTACGTGACTGACAAGTACCATTGCACCTTCGTAGTCTGAGAGCGCTTTTGCAATGACAGGTAAATGTCTGAAGTTAATGTGGTTTGTAGGCTCATCTAGAATGAGAAGTCCTGGTTTTTGAAGAACCAAACGTGCAAACGCAACCAGTCCCTTCTGCCCTTCTGAGAGACTACCAATTTTTGTGTGGACCATTTCACCAGTGATGAGAAACGCAGCAGCTGTTGCGCGCATGTCTTGTTCGATCTGCTTTTCCATAATACTCATGAGAGATTGGTACACCGTGTCTTCGAAATTAAGCGTAGAAAAGTCCTGGCGGTAGTATCCTACTCGGATTCCAGGTTGGATCTTTGCACCTTCTGCTGTTCCATTTGCAATTGACTCGAGGAGGGTAGTTTTTCCAATACCGTTTGGTCCTGAAAGAAGGAGGTGTTTGTTACGTTTCAAGGCAATACTTGCCTTTCGAACCACTGGCTGGTGAGTTTTTGGGTTCATTGTTGTAAATGAAGAGATGGTCAAAATTTCACCAATCGTGTCTCCTTGAAATGGAATCCTGAATTGTCGTATTGTCTTGTCTTCCTTTCGCACATCCACCATCTCTTCCTCAAGTTCTTCAGCTTTGTCTCTCATACGACGTGCAACGAGACGCATCTGACCTCCCTTGTTTGCGAAGAAGTTAGCTTTGTCTTTGTTTTCCTGGATCTGCTTTGCCAGTTGTGCGTTCTTACGATTCTCTTTCTCAATTCGAGCCAAGATTTCTTCCTGAAGGTCGTGATAATTACCAACGTACTGCTCCACTTTTCTTGTGTAGATATCGAGATATAAAATTCCGTCAGTAAACGAGTTTAGGAATTCTGCATCGTGGGAAATAACTACTACTGTCTTTGTATATGCTCGAAGGAATGCAGTTAAGTGTTCTACTCCAGCCTTGTCGAGGTTGTTTGTCGGCTCATCGAGAAGCAAAATGTCTGGATCTTGGATGAGCGCAGAAGCCAAAAGCATTCTCGCCTGCTGTCCTCCTGAAAACGTTCGTACAATTCGATCGTGTGGAGCGTGGAGGTTAACCACTTCCAAGACCTCGTCTATTCGAGGATCAATGTCATACACCTTGCCACGACCATTTGATTCAAGTGCTTTTGCAAAGAAGTCTCGGACCGTTAAATCGAGCTCATCGCGAGGAATGACTTGTCTCGATGTTGCAATGGTTGCACGTTGCGCACGATGGATTGCGCCTTTGTCAGGCTTAAGTATTCCAGCCATTAGTTGGAAGGTTGTACTCTTTCCGGCACCGTTTTGTCCCATGATTGTAGTCTTCGATCCTCGACGCAACGAAAAACTAACCTCATCTAAGATGGGCTTGTTTATACCGTACTCGTACGACACCTCTTCGAACCGTAATACTCCCTCGTCTTTTGCCATGAATAGCTACCTTACCATCAAAATATAAAAACATAAAACTAAAGGCCGTGTACAGGATACCTGTACACGGCCGAAAATCATGCAGCTTCTTTAAGCTTTGAATTGCAGTACTCGCGCAATTCTGCTTCAGTTGGCAGAATGACCGAATGAAATCGATTTGCTTGAAAAGGAAAAAGTTTTTGCTGCCACGGATCGGGAAGCCAGTTGATTGGATAATCCCCTCGATTCATACGCAACTTAAACGATTCCAAAAGTTCCCACGAGGCACCCACTGAAGTAAACCAGTTTGGTGAGAAAAAAAGTTGACCAATGTAGCCAGAGGCAAAAACCTTTCCATAAAACACATCCAGAATTTCCCAGGCATAGTGTTTTACCGAAGGATCCGGCCGAAACCTATCCATTGCCCTTTGAAAAACCAGTTGATTAAAGACGATGTGACCTTTCTCGGTTGCCGCATCGATCATGGCCTCAAACAAAGCCATGTTCTGCTTTATGTCGTTTTCAAAACCACCAGTCGACATGGCGCCACATATTTCAACAATCGGCTTTTTCTGCGCCGCCATACTTTCCAGAACTCCGAGTGCGATGTCGGCAAGTTCATTCATGCTCTTTGCACTCTCTACTGCCTCCTCTTCTACCGAAGTCCAATAGATATTCTTCATCTAACCCTTCCTTTCAAAAAAGTGTTTGTGTATCTCGTACAACCCCACTATATGTACCGCAACCAGCAAGCTTCGTCAAATATCATGAAGCCAACACAAATCTTGGGCCCTTGTACCCTAATTCTGGCCTATCAACTTCTTGCAGAAACATTTCTACTGGTCGTACCCACAACTTCTTTTCTCCATAAAAGGCACGGTATATGACTAATTGCTCGCCTTCGTGTTCTGAATGATTAGCAATGCCAATGACTTCATACTTTTTGTCATTCTTTGCAGTAAAGTCTTTAAAATGTTGATAGATCCCTCCCCGTTGTATTTCCATACGCTGATTATACAGCTGGATTTTAGGGTAAAAAAAATCCGCGTCTCTGGGAAGACGCGGAAGTAAAGGGTTAATACTTTTCAGCGATGTCGAGGATCAGGCCGCGCGACGACGGCGAGTCAGGAGCAAACTTGCGCTACCGATCAAGGATAGCGTAGCTGGCTCCGGAACAACCGAAGCGACTGGATTCGAAAGAATGAAACCATTGGTGTCTGACAGGTAATTCCCGCCGGTGTCACCAAGGACCCAATTGAACCCATACGCCAGGTTCGTGCCGAGCTCATCAGGAGCACCCGAGCCCGTACCATTACCTGCAGCCAGGTATACAGCACTTGGTGCTTCGATCGTATATCCTGCGAAATCGGCAAACGTACCATTCGTGAGGCCGCCTGCGCCGAGTGTAATGCCAGGAGGCATTACGAACAATGGGTGTTTTTCGAAAACCTTAACGGTCTTCGAAGCCAAGTTCGCTCCAGTGGTATTCCACTTTTGCGGACCTGCCCACTCGGGATTCGACGGCTCGTTGGCGAGCACGGCGTAGTTGCCGAGTAGATCTTTCACCCAGAAGTTCATGTACGGCGCGACATTCGGACCGCTGCCCGCTGTAAAGCGGGAGTAATCGTCGTTTCGTACAATGCTCAACGTATCAATCTGACCAATGGTCGAACCACTGATCAAATTAGTACCCAAGGCAGCCTTCTGACCGACAAGATTCTCGATCACCTGGACAGCGTTTGGATCACCGCCATAGTTTTCGACAATTGTGGGTGGAGTGCCGCCTGAATTGGCGTTACGAATGACAAACGCGTCCCAGCCAGCTGGAGCAGCGTTGACATTCGAAGAAACGAGAAGAGCAGCAACGAGAACGGCAGATTTGAAAATCTTACGCATGGAAATTTCTCCGCCACAACTTAGAACTAAGTTGTGAGTGTTGGGAAACAAATTCACTTGCTTACTAGAGTATGCGACAAACATTGCCACACAAAGGCTCAGTAAGCGTTTCTGGTGCAATCTCTCCTTTCAAATTTGAGAGCCCCTTGTAAAGAACGTAGAGGGGGATTATACATTAAATATTGAAAGTAAGCAAATAATATGTTGCGTAATATATACCGACTGCAACTTGCATTACTTCGATTTCGCACCTTCACCCCCGATCTTCTCTAACATCTTCCCAACTGAATCAAGCATGGATGTATAAAAATCAATTGATTGTTTTGAAAGTCGCTCTAGATCTTCAAATGTAAGTGCTTTTGCAGCTCCGTGTACTAATTTCCAATGAACAATTGCTGCTCCTACATAAAATCCACTCCACTCGAGTAACTCACCTGCATCATCCCACTTATCTCCAACATACACATCTCGCATTGCCGTTACTTTTTCCGTCGTCTTCTTGGCCTTTTCTTCAACAACAGATGTTACACCGTGCTCTTCAGAAATCGCAACAATCCTTTTCTCTAACTCTCCAAACTGTTTAATTGTGTCCTTATGGCATTCTTCTCCAAGTACTTCTACAAATCCTTTCTCTCCTTTTTTTGATGTGTCTTTACCTACTCGCGCAAATGCCAACACTTCTCCAATCTTTTTTGCTACGAATGTATTCATATATGATTTATAACAATTATATTGATGAAGTAAACCGAATAGGAATTACAGCAACTTATTTCTGAATACCAGCGATAAGTTTATTCATAATTTACGTACTACTAACGGTAGTAATACAGCCTACTGATAGTTGTCGTACCCAAAATCCTTTAATTCTTCTTTTGCCTTTTTAATAAACTTTCCAAAGTCTTTATTTTTCTGTCTTTTTTGACTATCACTCATACCACCATACGCTGCTTCTTTTTTTAGGGTAATGTAATTTTCATATTTCTCCCTGTCAATCTTTCCAGATTCAATTGCGTGCGTAACCGCACAGCCTGGTTCATGTGTATGCGTGCAATCTACGTACTTACATTCCTTCCCCAAAAGAGCGATCTCTTCAAAGAACGCATCAACACCCTCAACTGTATCAATAAGGCCAACCTCACGAATTCCTGGGTTATCTACTACAATTCCACCACTATTTAAAAAATACATCTGTCTTCTTGTTGTCGTGTGTTTACCTCTTTTTGATGAAGCACTAACGTCACTGGTTCTAATCACATCTTCACCAATCAACTTATTAATTAGCGATGACTTACCAACACCTGACGATCCCAAAAAGCAATATGTTCTACCGTCCTTTATGTAACTCTTTAATTCCTGAAGACCATTATCATTAACCGTGCTCGTCATAATAATATCTATGTGAGGAAATCTGTCCTTAAGCTCTTTAAACTTGTTCTCCCTCTCTTCATCTGACAGAAGGTCTATTTTGTTTAAAATAATCGCTCCTTGTACACCGCCATCTTCAAGAATTGCAAAATATCTCTCGAAACGATTAAGACTGTAATCTCGATCAACAGATTCAATAACAAACGCAACATCGATATTTGTTGCAATGATCTGAATGTCGTTATTTTCTCCAGATTTGTTTTTGTCACCAAACCTTCTTTTTATTATCGTTTGCCTAGGTACAATATGTTCGATAATTGCCTGTTCACTGTCTAACTCAGTGATCAAAACCCAATCACCAACTGCTGGGTAGTCTTCCCTACCTTGGGCTTCGAACATGCGTTTCCCTGTAACTTTCGCCAAAAACTCTCCGTGTATATTTTTTACATTGTACACACCCTTGTTTTCAGAAATTACTCGTGCGGGAAAAGTACCTTCAGAGTTGATCTCTTGTATCCTTGTTTCAAAAAATGAGTTGTACCCTAGACTGGTTAAGGTATGCATTCCTGCAAAATGCTCTTTCATAGATTTCATTATACTCATTCTGACACCGAGCCTAAGACTTAAATCATCAACCTCAATTACCTAAATTTGCTGGGGGACAGGGAATCGAACCCCGATTAAAGGCTTCAAAGGCCTCTGTCCTACCGTTAGACGATCCCCCAATATCTGTAACAGTAACAAGAAGCACTGTTGTGAGCAAATAGTATAACAAAAAACCCGCACTTTGCGGGTTTTTTATAGCTAGTATTTCTTGCTAGATAATCGGCTGTGAGGGAGTCTCCTTCTTACACTTACATCGTGTTTGCCAATATAGAGCGCGAGTAAGGATGTAGAAGATCAAGATTGCAACTATTGCAGCGTACACTCGTAGCATTGGAAGAACCTCTGCCCTCTCTGCTGCTGCATATGCTGATGCTGAGTTAGTGTCTCCAATGTTATTGTCTCGTGCAAACTCTCGAACTGCTTCAGTCCACGCAGGACTTGACCAGGTAACTGTTCCTGCTCCATCATCCCAGATCATTACACCATTTGCACCTTCCTGTTTGATCAAATCAAGCTGCTGTCGAAAATAACTCTTTGGAATAAATGCGTTTGGTCTATAGAAGTATCGAGGCCAAATAAATGTATACACTGGTTTTCCATATCGCTTTGCTTCAGCAATATTGTGCTTTGCCATTCGCTTCCATCCTTCTAATCCATCTTGTCCTGGTGCCGGTGTATATAGTTGCGGAGCAATGAAATCCACCTTTGCAGCAAGTGGGCGCATCAAGTCATTGTTTGCTTGCCACTTAATATACTCCTTTGTCCAACGAGCATTAGGGTCAATTACCCACTGCTCTCCCCAGTTGTTTGGGTTTGATGGTTTTGCAACTCCACTTCGTGCCCACGCAAGGAAATCAGTATAAGTCTCACCTGCATTCAACCGGTTCATTGCATCAAGTCCAAGCTCGTAGTCATGAGTTCTCCAGTAGTCACTTACAGGAAGAATTGAGTAGACACCAACTTCAAGGTCAGGACGTACCTCCTTAATCCAATCAATAATTTCAATAAACTTATCAACCGTTTCTTGTACCTTTTGTGTAGTTACACCAGGAACATTTGTATCGTGGTGCCAACTGTTAAGTTCAATGTCGATAACTAGTTTCTTTGTAGTAATAGTTCGAGCGTAGTTTTGTGTCGCGGTCTTATCTCCTCTTCGAGTATCGTAGTTTGGATAATTTCCTGCAAAGAAGAATCCATACCATCCAACCGTTGCAGCTTCCATTACAGGTAGTGCTGGAACTGGCTTACCAATGAACCCACCCAAGGTGTCATACAACTTAAATGTTCCAGGAACAGATAGCTGACAAATTGATTTTCCGTAATCTTGAGCAATTGCAAGTAATTCATCAAATCCCATTATGTCGTCACCACCTAAATCACCACCTCCATACTCACTTGGGAATGGTTGGTTATATCCTTGTCCGAGCAACAAGAGATCTGTGAGATCTACCTTCTGGTCATTATTAAAGTCTGCTCGAAGCGCTTCGTTTGTACATGCTTGTGCAGCAAGTGGTGCACCGTCTTCTGTAATACCAACATTATATTCATCAGCATATTCCAGTGCTTCTGCTACCTCAAAAAGTGCAGTATCGTCTGTGCCTCGAGGGTTTAGTGGTACAAAATCATCTCCGTGTGATGCAATTTTTTTATTGATTGTTCTACGTGTTGCATCTTCAGAATAATCAAAGGCTGCAACTTTTGTTTGTATGTCAGCATCAGGTGCTACAACTGTTGTGTATGGAGGTTGTGTGGTTGTAGTTTTTGTTGTCTTTGGCGCCTTAGGAGTTGTTGTAACTGGCGTTGTTGGAGTCGTTGGTGTTGTAGGAGTTGTAGGTATAACTGTTGGAGCTTCACAAAGCTTAATGATCAACTGTCGTGTAAGTGGACCAACCGCACCCACCCCCTCAAGGTTATTTGATAGCTGGAGTTGCTTGATTGCCGCCATGGTCATTAGACCGTAATATCCAGTGTTACTATCAGACGCAAGAAGTCCTTTTGCAATTAAAACATTCTGCATTCGCACAACTTCTTCTCCTCTGCTTCCAAGTGCAAGAGGTGTTGTAAAGCTACAAGTACTTGGCACTTGAGCAAAAGAAATAAGCGGAAGCGCAAGCAGCGCAAGCGCCCAAGCAAAGATTTTTTTCATTAATTAATTAAATTACTAATACTACAAACCGATGTAGTAATTAAATCATGCTCTGCAAGGGGTTTTTATACCTATGTGTATAACCCCAAACAAAAAATCACCCCCTTCTTTCGAAGAGGGCGTGACTTTAGTTAGCCGAAGCTAACCGTAGTGAAGGTTCCGGTGCATATTGTACATGCGAGCTCCTTCCAGCTGTGCTTGGTGCCGGCGATGGCAGATCAGGACGCGCGGGCGGCGCCGATCGCGTTGTTAATCGAATTTTGAGAATTGTTGGAACGACAGGGACCGTCACGGATGTTGCGAGACATAAGTCTCCTTTCATGAAACACTACCCGTTCAAGGCTTGCGAACATCGCTTGCCTTCAGTCAATCTGTGTATAGTGTAGCACAACTACAGTTTTTGTCAAGCATCTTTACATTTCAACCTACCTACTTTATATAAAATGGCTATATTTTGCCCTATTTTTTCCCTTCAAGTGCTGCTTTGAGAAATGCACTAAAGAGAGGGTGTGGTGAGAGTGGTCGTGCTTTAAATTCTGGGTGGAACTGTGATCCAACAAAGAAAGGATGCACCTTTTTAGGTAACTCAGCAACTTCCATAAGCACTCCATTAGGTGATTTTCCTGAAAACACTAGTCCTGCAGCCTCAATTTGGGCAATAAACTCTGGGTTCACCTCATATCTGTGCCTGTGGCGCTCGAGTACAGTATCCTTTTTATATGCATGGTGTGCCTGAGTACCTTCAATGATCTTTGCTTCAAACGCTCCAAGTCGCATTGAACCACCATATCGCTTTTGTTCGAGGTTAATCTTCTGCTCAGGCAAAATATCGATAACTGGAAATGGTGATTTTGGATCAATCTCTGTAGTATTGGCATCCTTCATACCCGCAACGTGCCTTGCATACTCAATGACCATTAGCTGCATGCCGTAACAAAGTCCGAGGTATGGAATTTTATTCTCTCGTGCATATTTAATAGCAATAATCTTTCCTTCGATACCGCTTTTTCCAAATCCACCTGGAACAACGATTCCGTCGAACCGTGAAAGTTCTTCTGGCTTCATCTCCCCTGTTTCAAACCGTTTACTGTTTATCCAAATCAAGTTTGCGCGAACCCCAAGTGCTGCAGCAGAGAACCTCACCGCTTCAATGACTGATACGTATGAGTCTGAAAGTACAAAATCTCCTGTATCAAAATATTTACCAATCACTCCAATGTTTAAATCCTTCTTTGGGTGCGAAAGGTTACGTACAAATGTCTTCCATGGTTGAAGTCCTGTAGTTCTTTCTTTTGGCTTTCGCTTTAGTCCCAAATTATCAATCAACAACTCCGCAAGTCCGTCTTTTTCAAAGTTAGCCGGTACATCATAGATACTTTTAATGTCTGGCGCTGAGATCACTGCTTCAACAGGTACGTTTGACGAGACTGCGATCTTTTCCTTGCGACGATCATCAAGTGGAATAGCGGCACGAGCAATGACTACGTCAGGCTGAATTCCGTATGAGTTAAGTTGTCGTACTGCATGCTGTGTTGGACGAGTCTTCATCTCACCAATTGATCCTGGTACTGGTAAGTAGCTCACGAGTACAAACTGAACATTGCGTGGATATTTCAAACGCATAACACGTGCCGCTTCAATAAATAATGAGTTCTGATAGTCACCTACCGTGCCTCCAACTTCAACGAGTGTGATATCAAATCCATTTGAAGCTCTGTTTTCAGGATGATACTCGATACGACTCATGATCTCATCACGGATGTGTGGAATTGCTTCTACAGTCTTTCCGTTGAACCCCAAATTACGCTCTTTATCAATGACATGCTTATACACCATTCCACTGGTCATATAGTCTTCGGAAGATAAATCACGATTGAGGAATCGCTCGTAATTTCCCATGTCTTGGTCAGTCTCAAGGCCAGAATCAAGGACAAACACTTCCCCGTGCTCTGTGGGATTCATAGTTCCCGCGTCAACATTCAGGTATGGATCAATTTTGATTGGTCGAACCTTGTATCCACGAGCTTGGAACAATAACCCAAGGGATGCTGTTGCAATTCCCTTTCCTACACCTGACATTACTCCACCAAAAACAAATACGTATCGATGATCGTGCGAAATCTTGCGGGGCGTTTTTTTCATGTTCTCTTGTTTGTTATCTGAATGGTCTGGAGAAGAGAACTAGTCATGGCTATCTGAGATATTTACGTACTGCGAGCCAACTTGATATTGCACCCATGCAGATTGCTGATGTGAGCACCACTATGAAAATAAAGCCGAAACGAGAAATATAGTATTCAAAGATGTTAAACCCTGAGAAGAATCCTGCTGTTTGGCCACCTATCCAGTATGCGATTGGATAAAACAGTACGAGGGTAATTGCAGAAGCCACAACTCCACAGATGACACCAGTAACAACAAACGGACCACGGATGTACTTGTTACTTGCCCCAACGAGACGCATTACTGAAATTTCCTCTCGTGAAATATAGATTGCCAAACGGATCGTGTTAAACGTGATGATGATAGAAAGTGTCACGAGTACTGCCAAGATTCCTACACCGAATTGCTCAGCCGCATCGATAATGCGAGACAAACGATCAATTGCAGTCTTGCTATCCTCATAACTTACTCGCTCAATGATTGGAAGCCCTTCGTTTGTTAGTGTGCCGTTGTCATTAAGGTACGCTGCAATAGATTCATACTGATCAGGCTGTACAGCTCGCACATTAAGGATTGCGCCGAGTGGGTTATCACCGATTTCTTCAAGTGACTGAATGATTGTGCTGTCGTTTTGATGTCGGAGGCGAAAATCTGCAAGTGCCTGGTCTCGAGAGACATAGGTAACCTCAGCAACTTCAGGAAGACTCTCTAATTCTTCTCTAATATCAAATACACTTGCCTCTTCAGCTTGTGGAGCAAAATATACATTTACATCAACCTGCCCACGGATCTCAGAGAGCGTTCGCTCGAGGATAGCATTTACAAAAATACTTGAAGTAATTACAGCAAGTGTAATTACCATTACAAAAATAGATGAGATAGACACGAAGCTACTCCTCCAAAATTGGATAAAACCGCTTCGTAAGATTCTTTTAATGTTTGTCCACATAATATTGCTATTTTACAGTACGTACCTTCCTTCTCTATCATCGCGGACAATTCTTCCACGCTCCATAGTAATAACTCTGCCTCCAACCGCATCAACTACACCCTTGTTGTGGGTTGTAAGTACTACTGTCGTATCGAGTTCGTTGATTTTCCTCAAGATCTGCACAATTTCATACGTACTGATTGGGTCGAGGTTACCAGTTGGCTCATCAGCAATGATCAAATCAGGCTGGTTAACAATAGCTCGGGCAATGGCAACACGCTGTTTTTCTCCTCCTGAGAGTTCATGAGGGAAACTACCTGATTTATGGCTCAAACCAACGAGTTCAAGGACGTGTGGGACGTCTCCTGCAATCTCGCTGTCACTCCTTCCTGCCACTTCCATGGCAAATGCAATGTTTTCAAAGGCTGTTTTCTTTGGGAGAAGCCTAAAATCCTGGAAAACGGTACCAATTTTACGTCTAAGGAGGTTAATTTCCTTCTTTTTAAGAGAGTGGATGTTACTTGAGTGGAAAAACACCCCACCTGATGTTGGCTTATCCTCTGCAAGGACCATTTTAAGCATGGTCGTCTTGCCGGCGCCTGAGTGACCTACGATAGTTACGAATTCTTTAGGCTCGACAGTAAAAGTTACATTATCAAGCGCTACAGAATCAGTCCCATATACTTTAGAAACACGGTCAAAATAAATCATCGCTTCGACTATTGTACACGATTTAAGAGAGATGCAATACCCACAGATTTTTAGAGCTATAAACAATAGACATTGTCATTTTTTAGCCAAGCGTACTATATATAGAGTAGGCTCGTTTTGAACAATCTCTTTTACTGGGAGGTGCACATCGCATTAGTTACAGTGCCGCGGATTAAGCACCATAGTCATGGAATATCACTTGGTAAACCCAACGTAGTTTTTTATCGGCACGCTACGTTGGGTTTTTTGTTTCTCAAATTTGCACTTTTTTTAAGCAGATGTATTCTTATCGAAAGATACAGTAAACTTACGAAAGGAGGTTCTGTTTGATTATGAGATTGGTTTCTGGTTCCTGAAGAC contains:
- a CDS encoding ABC-F family ATP-binding cassette domain-containing protein codes for the protein MAKDEGVLRFEEVSYEYGINKPILDEVSFSLRRGSKTTIMGQNGAGKSTTFQLMAGILKPDKGAIHRAQRATIATSRQVIPRDELDLTVRDFFAKALESNGRGKVYDIDPRIDEVLEVVNLHAPHDRIVRTFSGGQQARMLLASALIQDPDILLLDEPTNNLDKAGVEHLTAFLRAYTKTVVVISHDAEFLNSFTDGILYLDIYTRKVEQYVGNYHDLQEEILARIEKENRKNAQLAKQIQENKDKANFFANKGGQMRLVARRMRDKAEELEEEMVDVRKEDKTIRQFRIPFQGDTIGEILTISSFTTMNPKTHQPVVRKASIALKRNKHLLLSGPNGIGKTTLLESIANGTAEGAKIQPGIRVGYYRQDFSTLNFEDTVYQSLMSIMEKQIEQDMRATAAAFLITGEMVHTKIGSLSEGQKGLVAFARLVLQKPGLLILDEPTNHINFRHLPVIAKALSDYEGAMVLVSHVPEFVAQIRIDETLDLTK
- a CDS encoding DUF1653 domain-containing protein, translated to MEIQRGGIYQHFKDFTAKNDKKYEVIGIANHSEHEGEQLVIYRAFYGEKKLWVRPVEMFLQEVDRPELGYKGPRFVLAS
- a CDS encoding PEP-CTERM sorting domain-containing protein — translated: MRKIFKSAVLVAALLVSSNVNAAPAGWDAFVIRNANSGGTPPTIVENYGGDPNAVQVIENLVGQKAALGTNLISGSTIGQIDTLSIVRNDDYSRFTAGSGPNVAPYMNFWVKDLLGNYAVLANEPSNPEWAGPQKWNTTGANLASKTVKVFEKHPLFVMPPGITLGAGGLTNGTFADFAGYTIEAPSAVYLAAGNGTGSGAPDELGTNLAYGFNWVLGDTGGNYLSDTNGFILSNPVASVVPEPATLSLIGSASLLLTRRRRAA
- the rsgA gene encoding ribosome small subunit-dependent GTPase A, yielding MKEHFAGMHTLTSLGYNSFFETRIQEINSEGTFPARVISENKGVYNVKNIHGEFLAKVTGKRMFEAQGREDYPAVGDWVLITELDSEQAIIEHIVPRQTIIKRRFGDKNKSGENNDIQIIATNIDVAFVIESVDRDYSLNRFERYFAILEDGGVQGAIILNKIDLLSDEERENKFKELKDRFPHIDIIMTSTVNDNGLQELKSYIKDGRTYCFLGSSGVGKSSLINKLIGEDVIRTSDVSASSKRGKHTTTRRQMYFLNSGGIVVDNPGIREVGLIDTVEGVDAFFEEIALLGKECKYVDCTHTHEPGCAVTHAIESGKIDREKYENYITLKKEAAYGGMSDSQKRQKNKDFGKFIKKAKEELKDFGYDNYQ
- a CDS encoding peptidoglycan-binding domain-containing protein, with amino-acid sequence MKKIFAWALALLALPLISFAQVPSTCSFTTPLALGSRGEEVVRMQNVLIAKGLLASDSNTGYYGLMTMAAIKQLQLSNNLEGVGAVGPLTRQLIIKLCEAPTVIPTTPTTPTTPTTPVTTTPKAPKTTKTTTTQPPYTTVVAPDADIQTKVAAFDYSEDATRRTINKKIASHGDDFVPLNPRGTDDTALFEVAEALEYADEYNVGITEDGAPLAAQACTNEALRADFNNDQKVDLTDLLLLGQGYNQPFPSEYGGGDLGGDDIMGFDELLAIAQDYGKSICQLSVPGTFKLYDTLGGFIGKPVPALPVMEAATVGWYGFFFAGNYPNYDTRRGDKTATQNYARTITTKKLVIDIELNSWHHDTNVPGVTTQKVQETVDKFIEIIDWIKEVRPDLEVGVYSILPVSDYWRTHDYELGLDAMNRLNAGETYTDFLAWARSGVAKPSNPNNWGEQWVIDPNARWTKEYIKWQANNDLMRPLAAKVDFIAPQLYTPAPGQDGLEGWKRMAKHNIAEAKRYGKPVYTFIWPRYFYRPNAFIPKSYFRQQLDLIKQEGANGVMIWDDGAGTVTWSSPAWTEAVREFARDNNIGDTNSASAYAAAERAEVLPMLRVYAAIVAILIFYILTRALYWQTRCKCKKETPSQPII